atatttttatgaagtGCAATACAAgattttattctaatttatctgtaaaaatgtaatgataattattattaatttatttaatttatcattgGACATAATCATACATTTGTGACTGCGTACCGTCTCAAAGATAAATATCATTTAACTCTCATCCTCTAGCTATGATATTctttattaagaaatattttaaatgtctcGTATTAAGATGCGACTGTGTCGATAAAGTGCTTATAtcgattgatttatttaaatactaccGAATTTGGATAGATTGTTATGCGATACTGACGCTTGGGTCTTTTACAAAAAATCCCGTAGCGGTCTCTTCACCAAATTCCTATCGTATATTtcaagattataatattgtagggTTTCTATAGAGAAAATGGAAATATTACAAAGATATTTAcgatattttacatttttcggTAAACTAATCGTAAATTACGTTTTATATTTCCACAGTACTATATTCAGTGGTCATCAATAAAAAACTGGGCACGCGTTAGCCTTGCCCTGTCCGCCACGCTCCCCTATCCACCTCGCCAGGTACGGACCCGTACGTGAAGGGAAGGGATGATGGAAAATAATAGGGGAagagaattttaaaatttatattttttgcagcCGGCGCAGGTGATATAACGCGTGCGCGTGCGCCGCCGGCTCACTTGTGCGTGAAGCTCCGTTGCCGCCGCTCGCTACGAAAGCTCCCACAAAGCCTCCCACACTCGCGCTAGCCAGTGCTTTTCCGAGCGTCGCGCGGATCGGTTGTGTACTATCCGCAGTGACCCGCGTAAACACGTAATATGTTGCAAGAAATACAACTCGTTCAAGGTCAAACAAACTACGTCGTCGTCTCGTCTGGCTACCCCTCAGCGACCGTAACTAAAACGAATATGGAGAAAAGGGTCGTACCGATCGCACCGGCCcctgaaaaaaattatgtcacaCACGATACTCCCCCGAACCTACAGTACAGGAAGAAAGTGCACTTTAGAACAAACCCATACACTGGACCACAAGCCGCGTCGATTGCGAGACGAAATGCAAGGGAACGTAATCGTGTAAAACAAGTCAATGACGGCTTCAACGCCCTTCGCCGTCACTTGCCCGCTTCTGTAGTAGCCGCACTATCAGGTGGCGCTAGACGGGGGTCGGGGAAGAAACTGAGCAAAGTGGACACATTGAGAATGGTCGTAGAATACATAAGATACCTTCAACAGTTATTAGATGAGAGTGACGCAGCTATGGGAATAACTCGCGATCAAGAAAATAGAGAAAACATTCCCAATACGCAATCGATGTCTTCAGTGTCAGATATGGATGACAGTTTTTTCTATAGTAGCGGCTCCCCTTGTTCTGAGAAGGCCGATTCACCTGCACCTTCGGATTGCTCTTCGGGAGTGTCATCAGCATACTCTGCGGTAGATCGATACGAAGTGTCGACGCAGCAGCAGCTCGGCCCCATGGATGAAGATGAACTCCTGGATGTTATTTCCTGGTGGcagcaaaaataacaaaacgtatgtatttttattttcacttttctattattattctcaaaatttattttcaatatgttctgtaaaaaaatattatgaatttaactttattaattttttatgaatgttttttacgttatttttttaattgtaaaatactaatttttatttcctttgtCAACAGGTACTCAATGATTCGAGTTTGGACGAATCCCTCCGACACACTCAATCAATTTTGCGGTTGTAGTGAAGACGAAAAGACTCTTAATATATCTAGTCAAATATTAGTGCcttaatatgtttaattagTAGAAAATAGTATGAACTTTATGGACCAGGAAGTGATCTATGTGAGAGCTATATGATATCTTTTGTTACCGTATGATGGACGAGCTTGAGGCGTTTAAAGTAATTGTTATGGAGccaaatgtaaatattagGTTAAggtaacattaaattatttattgaatcttTGACTTTTCTTACTTGACTTTTTCCCATTAGATTATCTTATTAGAATCCATCTCATTTTCTATTAAGAATTATATTACTCTAAAGTCTAAACAAACACTTTTATCACCTTCTTACTTAAATTTacgtaaaaatctttttttaaacatatctaatataaaatatttaagtagaaCCTCAAATAAAAAGATGCGTCATggcttttgttattttaaatatatatttgatattaataaCCATATTTACTCCATGATAAaaacaactttaaaatattctttaaattttgaaaaacaaataaaaattcgaaCCGACGTTTTTttctatgattttttttttaatatccttATATTTTGAACGGTACAgaccttaaaataaaattttaattatgtattttttacattttacaaattaatacgttttaagaattaaaaagaCATGGTACATTTCCATTGTACCCAATAACAATGATCTAAATCCAGTATGGATTAGAATCCAGtattccatactaatattataaatgcgaaagtaactctgtctgtctatctgttactcaatcacgccttaactactgaaccaatttgcatgaaatttggtaaagagatattttgatacccgagaaaggacataagctactttttaccccgggaaatagtataggttttattccggaaatcccacgggaacgggaactatgcgggtttttcttggactgcgcgggtgaagctgcgggtggaaagctagtagattATATGGTagatcttattattattattttatcgcatagctagattattattaaaagtctTCTTTTAAAAGTATATGGAAGTATGAAGCGTATTATTTTTCCttgtttcaaatattcatAAGTCTAGTAATAGAGcgttatattatacattacaagtacaaacaaatattattaaaacaacaattctaacaataaatattgaattaacttcattaataatacaattactCGTAAGAACATCCTAACCTACctacgaaatattttattaaaaatttgaaaaaaaaaccactgcaaatacatattatatcttatgTACACATTATGTATGGAAAAGCTCATCGTATGaaacatgttttatttcattgtaatttttttttttttttttttttttttttttttttttttttatgtcagagcaagcaaaggggcaggtgggccacctgatggtaagtggtcaccaccgcccataaacacttgcaaCACTAGAAGTGttgcaggtgctttgccggccttttatggacaaataagctcttttcttgaaggccccaatgtcgtagttgttcgggaacaccgcaggtggcaaatcgttccacagtttcaccgtacgcggaaggaagttgcgggtgaagcggacagtggtggagcgccaaccatccagatggtgcggatggaactggtttttacggcgtgtggtccggtggtggaactgtgcggctggtagtaggtggaacaattcctcagagcactccccataGTAGATTCTGTACAGTATACAGAGAGACGCAACGTCTCTTCGCACTGACAGAGGATCGAGCCTATCGGAAAGCCTACGGTCATCGACAATTCGAGCTGCTCGACGTTGGATGCGGTCAAGAGGAAGGAGTTGATACTGTGGGGCTCCGGCCCAGAGATGAGAACAGTACTCCATATGCGGTCGCACCTGAGCCTTGTACAGCTGAAGTCGGTGGGCCGGCTTGAAGTACTGTCTCGATCTGCTGAGCACACCAAGCTTTTTCGAGGCTAATTTAGCCTTCGCTTCCAAATGACTGCGGAATTGAACGTCACTCGAGATTTCAACTCCGAGGATTCCGATTTTCGGCGATATACTAAGGGGAGTACTCTTAAACCGAGGTTCTACGACAAATGGGGTCTTTTTAGCGGTGAACGCGCAAACCTGTGTCTTTTGGGGATTGAACTCAACAAGATTAAGTTCGCCCCAATCCGAGACTTCTTGAAGGGAAGACTCGACTTCAGACACAAGTTTGTTTCGGCTCTCATTGAGGCTTTCCTTTGAGGTGTTCGCACGGCCGGGATAAAGAGCATCCCCCGTACTGTCGTCTGCATAGCAATGGATGTTACTGATTTGTAACAAatcattgatatgcagaagAAACAGTGTAGGAGATAGCACGCAgccttgtgggacaccagcatTCACATAAAGAGGCTTAGAGCAGGAACCGTCGATAACGACCTTAATGCTCCTCTCTTCCAGGAAGCTGGCAACCCAATCGCATAACCTCGCAGGAAGTCCGAAAGATGGTAATTTCGCTAGAAGTGCCTTGTGCCAGAC
This window of the Colias croceus chromosome 5, ilColCroc2.1 genome carries:
- the LOC123691809 gene encoding achaete-scute complex protein T3-like, producing the protein MLQEIQLVQGQTNYVVVSSGYPSATVTKTNMEKRVVPIAPAPEKNYVTHDTPPNLQYRKKVHFRTNPYTGPQAASIARRNARERNRVKQVNDGFNALRRHLPASVVAALSGGARRGSGKKLSKVDTLRMVVEYIRYLQQLLDESDAAMGITRDQENRENIPNTQSMSSVSDMDDSFFYSSGSPCSEKADSPAPSDCSSGVSSAYSAVDRYEVSTQQQLGPMDEDELLDVISWWQQK